GGTCGGCTCACCGCCACCGCGCAGGCCGCGCAGCGTGGCGGCGAGATTGAGCCGGCGCAGCACCGAGGGATCGCCTCCGTGCAGAGGAACTTCGGCCACAGGCACCCCTTGACATCGACCGACGAAGCGACCAGGTTAAGAAATCATCTTTCGAAAAGACTTTTCGTAAAGGAACCTTACCGGCCGGCAGGACCGCGGCCCTGCCAGGGGCGCGCCGGGTCGGTCCGGGCAGACGGCGGACCACGGAGCAGAACAGGCAGGTGAGGCGGATGCCGGAGGTGACACTGGCGGTGGCCGGGGCAGGGCTGCGCGGCACGATCTACGCCAGACGGGCCCACGCGACCGGCACGGCCGTCGTCGCGGTCGCGGAACCCGATCCGGTACGCCGGGCCCGGTTCGCCGCCGAATTCGGGATCGCGCCCGCGCGGACCTTCGCGGACTGGCGGGACCTCGCCGGGATCGGCCGGATCGCGGACGGCATCGTCATCGCGACCCAGGACAGCGAGCACGCCGAGCCGGCTGTCCGGTTCGCCGGGCTGGGCTACCACATCCTGCTGGAGAAGCCGATGGCGCCCGACGAGGCCGACTCCGTCCGGATCGTCGAGGCCGTCGAGCACGCCGGGACCATGCTCGCCGTCTGTCACGTGCTCCGTTATATGCCCTACACCCGCAAACTCCGAGAGCTGGTCGGTCAGGGCCGGATCGGCGAGCCGATCAGCATCCAGCACCTCGAGCCGATCGGCTGGTGGCACTACGCCCACTCGTACGTCCGGGGCAACTGGCGCCGTACGGACACCTCCGGCCCGATGTTGCTGACCAAGTCCTGCCACGACATCGACTGGATCAGCTACGTGATGGGCGAGACCCCGGTCCGGGTCTCCTCGTTCGGCCGGCGCTCACACTTCCGGGCCGAGCAGCGGCCGGCCGGTGCCACCGACCGTTGCGTCAGCTGCCCGGTAGAGCCGGACTGCCCCTACTCCGCGCCCCGGCTCTACCTCTCCTGCCTCGGCGATCCCCGCCGGGAGGCCTGGCCGCTGGGCGCGGTGACCCACGACGTCACCCGGGCCGGCGTACTCGCCGCGCTCGCCGACGGGCCGTACGGGCGCTGTGTGTACGCCAGCGACAACGACGTCGTCGACCACCAGGTGGTGAACCTGGAGTTCGGATCCGGCCGGACCGGCTCGTTCACCGTCACCGCCTTCACCCCGCTCGCCCAGCGGCAGACCCGACTCTTCGGCACCCACGGCGCCATCGAGGGCGACGGGCGCCGGCTGACCGTGCACGACTTCGTCTCCGGGCAGGTGGAGACGATCGAGACCGCCGGCGCCGACGAGGAACTGCACGGGCACGGTGGCGGTGACGAGGCACTGACCGACGCGTTCGTGTCGGCGATCGCCACCGGCGATCCGTCCCTGCTGGGTTCCGACGCGCGGCATGCCCTGGCGGGCCATCGCGTGGTCTGGGCCGCCGAGCAGGCCCGCCGTACCGGGACGGTGGTGGACATCGCCCCGACCACCCCGAGGAAAGGCGACTGATCCGATGACGCACAGGACGCCGATGACGCACAGGACGCCGACGAGGCGCGGGACTTCGAGGACGGCCGGCACCAGGGTGCTGCTGGCCCGTACCGGTACGGCGCTGTGCCTGGCGCTGACGCTGGGCGGGTGCGGCTCGGACAGCGAGCCGACGGCCACGACCGACGGCCGTGGCGAGATCACCTTCGCCACCGGGAAGGACAACACCGGGCAGTTGCAGACCCTTGTGGACAGCTGGAACAGCGCCCATCCGGACGAGCGGGTACGCATGGTCGAGCTGCCGGAGGCCGCCGACCAGGTACGCCAGATGCTGGTGCAGAACGCCCAGATCAAGTCGAAGTCGTACGACGTCGTCACGCTCGACGCGGTCTGGACAGCGGAGTTCGCCGCCCGAAGCTGGGTCGTCGAACTGCCGAAGGACAAGTTCGACCCGGCGAGCTTCCTTGCCCCGGCGCTGGAGACCGGGCTGTACCGGGACCGGCTGTACGCCGCGCCGTGGCTGACTGGTACCGGGGTGCTCTACTACCGGACCGACCTGCTGGCCGCAGCCGGCATCAAGGAGCCTCCGAAGACCTGGGCGGCGCTGGCCGACGCCTGTGCGGCGGTGGCCAAGCTGCCCGCCGGCAAGGGCGTCGCCTGCTACGCCGGCCAGTACGACAAGTACGAGGGCCTCACCGTCAACTTCTCCGAGGCGGTGCAGTCCGCCGGCGGAACCGTCTTCGACCCGGCGGGCAAGCCGCAGCTCACCACTCCGGCGGTGCGGGAGGGGCTGTCGTTCCTGGTGGACGGCTTCAAGCAGGGCCGGATCCCGAGCAAGGGCATCACCTTCAAGGAGGAGGAGGGGCGCCGCGAGTTCCAGGAGGGCCGGCTGCTGTTCCACCGCAACTGGGCGTACGTCTACGCGCTCGCCTCGGCCGCCGACGGCTCGTCCAAGGTGAACGGCAGGTTCGACGTGGCGCCGCTGCCCGGCAAGGACGGGCTCGGCTCGGGCACCCTCGGTGGCAACAACCTGGCGGTTTCCGCGTTCTCCGAGCGCCAGGCCAGCGCGCGGGACTTCATCGCGTACGTCACGAGCCTGGAGACCGAGCGGGAGTACGCGAAGAAGCAGTCCTTCCCGCTGTCCCGCGCGGCGCTCTACGACGACCCGGAGATGCTCCAGCGCTACCCCTACCTGGCGGTGATGAAGGAGGCCATCGGGCGGGCGAAGCCGCGACCGGCGGCGGTCCGGTACGGCGACGTGACAGCGGCGATCCAGGACCACGTCTCCGCCGCGCTGACCGGGCAGAAGAGCGTGGACCAGGCGACGACCGACCTGCAGGCGGCGCTGGCCGCGCTGACGGGGTGACGGCGTACGGCGGGGCCGGTCCGCTCGCCGGGCCGGCCCGGCGCGTCGGTCAGGGCCGGCTGGCCGTCGCGCTGCTCTCTCCCACGTTCGCGGTGCTCGCCGTCGTCATCGCCTTCCCGATCGTCGCCGCGGTCTGGGACTCGCTGCGGGTCACCACGGAGGGATTGAACGCCGA
The nucleotide sequence above comes from Plantactinospora soyae. Encoded proteins:
- a CDS encoding Gfo/Idh/MocA family protein, with the translated sequence MPEVTLAVAGAGLRGTIYARRAHATGTAVVAVAEPDPVRRARFAAEFGIAPARTFADWRDLAGIGRIADGIVIATQDSEHAEPAVRFAGLGYHILLEKPMAPDEADSVRIVEAVEHAGTMLAVCHVLRYMPYTRKLRELVGQGRIGEPISIQHLEPIGWWHYAHSYVRGNWRRTDTSGPMLLTKSCHDIDWISYVMGETPVRVSSFGRRSHFRAEQRPAGATDRCVSCPVEPDCPYSAPRLYLSCLGDPRREAWPLGAVTHDVTRAGVLAALADGPYGRCVYASDNDVVDHQVVNLEFGSGRTGSFTVTAFTPLAQRQTRLFGTHGAIEGDGRRLTVHDFVSGQVETIETAGADEELHGHGGGDEALTDAFVSAIATGDPSLLGSDARHALAGHRVVWAAEQARRTGTVVDIAPTTPRKGD
- a CDS encoding ABC transporter substrate-binding protein encodes the protein MTHRTPTRRGTSRTAGTRVLLARTGTALCLALTLGGCGSDSEPTATTDGRGEITFATGKDNTGQLQTLVDSWNSAHPDERVRMVELPEAADQVRQMLVQNAQIKSKSYDVVTLDAVWTAEFAARSWVVELPKDKFDPASFLAPALETGLYRDRLYAAPWLTGTGVLYYRTDLLAAAGIKEPPKTWAALADACAAVAKLPAGKGVACYAGQYDKYEGLTVNFSEAVQSAGGTVFDPAGKPQLTTPAVREGLSFLVDGFKQGRIPSKGITFKEEEGRREFQEGRLLFHRNWAYVYALASAADGSSKVNGRFDVAPLPGKDGLGSGTLGGNNLAVSAFSERQASARDFIAYVTSLETEREYAKKQSFPLSRAALYDDPEMLQRYPYLAVMKEAIGRAKPRPAAVRYGDVTAAIQDHVSAALTGQKSVDQATTDLQAALAALTG